One bacterium genomic region harbors:
- a CDS encoding FMN-binding glutamate synthase family protein, which translates to MLWLLSLVGLIFVVALYDVVQRRHAILRNFPIIGHFRYWLEAIGPEVRQYIVVSNDEERPFSRDQRRWVYASSKKQNNYFGFGTDNDLELTSNHLIMKHSAFPLPALHPGEPGYSEDHPLPCAKVLGGALGRPRAFRPESVINISAMSFGSLSAAAVESMNRGARLGSCLQNTGEGGISPYHLRGGELIWQIGTGYFGCRGDDGSFSKDRFLETVARAPVRAIEIKLSQGAKPGLGGILPGAKVTPEIAAIRGIPEGTDCVSPSYHRAFTDVDGLLDFVEELAEATGLPIGIKSAVGDLGFWRELAERMASTPRGVDFVTVDGGEGGTGAGPLAFTDHVAQPFKVGFAQVYSIFANNDLHEKVVFIGSGRLGFPTDAMLAFALGCDLVNVGREAMMAIGCIQAQRCHTGRCPTGVTTQNKWLMRGLDPELKAARLANYIVTLRKELKQLSHACGVKHPALITLEHFDILDNRLGCRGAAEVFAYPPDHSLPSAVDRERIEALMA; encoded by the coding sequence ATGCTTTGGCTTCTGTCTCTCGTCGGACTCATCTTCGTCGTCGCCCTCTACGACGTCGTCCAGCGCAGACACGCGATACTGCGCAATTTTCCGATCATCGGGCACTTCCGCTACTGGCTCGAGGCCATCGGACCCGAGGTCAGGCAGTACATCGTCGTCAGCAACGACGAAGAGCGGCCGTTCTCACGCGACCAGAGACGCTGGGTCTACGCCTCATCGAAGAAGCAGAACAACTACTTCGGCTTCGGCACCGACAACGACCTCGAGCTGACGTCGAACCACCTCATCATGAAGCACTCGGCCTTCCCGCTGCCGGCCCTGCATCCAGGAGAACCAGGCTACAGCGAGGATCACCCACTCCCGTGTGCCAAGGTTCTGGGCGGAGCCCTCGGCCGCCCGCGGGCCTTCCGTCCAGAATCCGTAATCAACATCTCAGCGATGAGTTTCGGTTCTCTGAGCGCCGCCGCTGTCGAGTCGATGAACCGCGGCGCCCGACTCGGGTCGTGCCTGCAAAACACCGGTGAAGGCGGCATCAGCCCTTACCACCTGCGCGGGGGCGAGCTGATCTGGCAGATCGGCACCGGCTACTTTGGCTGTCGAGGCGACGACGGTAGCTTCTCCAAGGACCGCTTCCTCGAAACCGTCGCCAGAGCTCCGGTTCGCGCGATCGAGATCAAGCTCAGCCAGGGCGCCAAGCCCGGCCTGGGAGGCATTCTCCCGGGAGCCAAGGTGACTCCCGAGATCGCGGCGATTCGCGGCATCCCCGAGGGCACAGACTGCGTCAGCCCCTCCTATCACCGCGCCTTCACAGACGTTGACGGCCTGCTCGACTTTGTCGAAGAGCTGGCCGAGGCCACCGGGCTTCCGATCGGCATCAAGTCGGCGGTGGGAGACCTGGGATTCTGGCGCGAGCTCGCCGAACGAATGGCTTCGACGCCTCGCGGTGTCGACTTCGTGACCGTCGACGGCGGCGAGGGTGGAACCGGCGCGGGCCCGCTGGCGTTTACCGACCACGTAGCGCAGCCCTTCAAGGTCGGTTTCGCTCAGGTCTACTCGATCTTCGCCAACAACGACCTGCATGAGAAAGTCGTCTTCATCGGGTCGGGCCGTCTGGGCTTCCCGACCGACGCCATGCTGGCCTTCGCCCTCGGATGCGACCTGGTCAACGTCGGTCGGGAGGCGATGATGGCGATCGGCTGCATCCAGGCACAACGCTGCCACACCGGCCGTTGTCCGACCGGAGTCACGACCCAGAACAAATGGCTGATGAGGGGCCTGGATCCGGAGCTCAAGGCCGCCCGGCTCGCGAACTACATCGTTACCCTGCGCAAGGAGCTCAAGCAGCTGTCACACGCCTGCGGAGTCAAGCACCCGGCGTTGATCACGCTCGAGCACTTCGACATCCTCGACAATCGCCTCGGATGCCGTGGTGCGGCCGAGGTCTTCGCCTATCCTCCCGACCACAGCCTGCCATCGGCTGTGGACCGCGAGCGAATCGAAGCCTTGATGGCCTAG